One window of the Entelurus aequoreus isolate RoL-2023_Sb linkage group LG18, RoL_Eaeq_v1.1, whole genome shotgun sequence genome contains the following:
- the LOC133634179 gene encoding type-2 ice-structuring protein-like, with product MLTVTLVLCAMVALATADDAAASHTDTQASKCPPDWHQHNNRCFYFQSSTKNWVNAETHCQTMGGNLASIHHGDEHNFLQTLTQSEAWIGGSDCQTPGSWFWIDGTGVSGTFWCPQKPDNTQQECCLKTNTQIGKCWDDTACDTLLPYVCAKSL from the exons ATGCTGACTGTGACTTTAGTTCTTTGTGCAATGGTGGCACTGGCTACAGCTGACG ATGCAGCTGCCAGCCATACTGATACTCAAGCGTCAAAGTGTCCACCCGACTGGCACCAACACAACAACCGATGTTTCTACTTTCAATCCTCCACCAAGAACTGGGTTAATGCTGAG acacattgCCAGACCATGGGTGGGAACCTTGCATCGATACACCACGGTGACGAGCATAACTTCCTTCAGACCTTGACTCAGTCAGAAGCATGGATTGGAGGCTCAGATTGCCAAACA CCTGGAAGCTGGTTTTGGATCGATGGTACAGGCGTGTCCGGAACATTCTGGTGTCCACAAAAACCAGACAACACACAACAAGAGTGCTGTCTGAAGACCAACACTCAAA TCGGCAAATGCTGGGATGACACCGCCTGTGACACACTACTGCCATATGTGTGTGCAAAGTCTCTTTAG